The following are encoded in a window of Arvicanthis niloticus isolate mArvNil1 chromosome 1, mArvNil1.pat.X, whole genome shotgun sequence genomic DNA:
- the LOC117723200 gene encoding uncharacterized protein LOC117723200 isoform X1, with protein MDSVTFEDVTVNFTQEEWTLLDPSQKNLYINVMLETCSNLASVGIKSEYQTIEDRYKQPGKNIRNILTCSAHTRYELEDCGKKQSHSSPLTTVHIYMGTHTGSRTYGYNVYSKPFGVPSSCGTRKQIQSGEQPHEYSINETAFICPNSFCIHGAAHSQEHPSECNPCGATLSSSNYLPFFSGTRNGGKHFDRTQCVKAFRCHSSLQRHERICPGEKPYECKQCGKSFVYPYLLKMHERYHTGEKPYKCKICGKAFLCSSFLQRHKRTHTGEKPYKCKQCAKPFRRLNNLQVHERTHTGEKPYECKQCGKALRSHSSLQRHKIVHAGKKPYECKQCGKSFIYPYLLQTHERSHTGEKPYKCSMCSKAFRCSSFLQRHERTHTGGKPYECKLCGKAFKGHSSLRLHARSHSGEKPYKCNACSKAFLCPSFLRRHERTHTREKPYECKKCNKTFRGQSSLRLHERSHTGEKPYKCQICSKAFLCTSFLQRHERIHCEEKPNGCKQSAKIFKDRSSFQRYKVSHAGEKPYECKQCGKSFIYPCLLQVHVRTHTGEKPYECKQCDKAFRSLSYLRIHEGSHTEEKPYECKECGKSLSCSSALQLHKRTHTGEKPYACQQCGKAFRGFSYLRVHERTHTEDRPYECKQCGKILSCSSSLQLHERTHTGEKPYACQQCGKAFRGLSRLRVHEIIHTGEKPHECKLCGKAFRYHSLLRVHERTHTGEKPYACKQCSKAFKSLSNLRIHEKTHSGFYECKQCGKTLSSSNSLQVHERVHSGEKSHECKQCGKTFRRLSNLQVHEKTHAEGKPFECKQCGKTFLYQYLLEKHEKSHTAEKPYKCVICSKAFICPSFLQRHERIHSAVRPYECVQCGKAFKGLSSLQLHERAHAREKRYDCTQCGKTFRCHSLLQAHERTHTGEKPYECAKCGKTFKSAGYLRIHEKTHSGFYECKQCGKILSCSSSLQLHERTHTGEKPYGCKQCGKAFRSQSSLRRHERIHAGEKPYECKQCGKSFIYPCYLQMHERSHTGEKLYKCNICSKTFLYPCFLQMHERTHTGEKPYKCKQCDKAFRSHSSLQMHEKTHTGEKPYECKQCGKVLISHSSLQRHKIAHAGGKRYECKQCNKSFTYPYLLQIHERSHTGEKPYECKDCSKAFTCYRSLQRHGKTHT; from the exons GACTCAGTGACCTTTGAGGATGTGACTGTGAACTTCACCCAGGAAGAGTGGACCTTACTGGATCCTTCTCAGAAGAACCTATACATTAATGTGATGCTGGAAACCTGCAGCAACCTTGCTTCTGTGG GAATCAAATCAGAATACCAGACCATTGAAGACCGGTATAAACAGCCTGGGAAAAATATAAG GAACATCCTAACCTGCTCCGCACACACTCGATATGAGCTTGAGGACTGTGGGAAGAAGCAATCTCACTCCAGTCCTCTCACAACTGTTCACATATACATGGGAACCCACACTGGGAGCAGAACTTATGGATACAATGTGTATTCAAAACCCTTTGGTGTTCCAAGCTCATGTGGCACTCGTAAGCAAATTCAGAGTGGAGAGCAGCCCCATGAATACAGTATAAATGAAACAGCCTTTATTTGTCCCAACTCATTTTGTATACATGGAGCAGCTCACAGCCAAGAGCACCCTTCTGAATGTAATCCATGTGGCGCAACTCTGAGTTCTTCCAATTACCTGCCGTTTTTCAGTGGAACTCGTAATGGAGGAAAGCATTTTGACCGTACACAGTGTGTTAAAGCTTTCAGATGTCACAGTTCCCTTCAAAGGCATGAAAGAATTTGTCCTGGGgaaaaaccatatgaatgtaaacAGTGTGGTAAGTCATTTGTTTATCCCTATTTACTTAAAATGCATGAAAGGtaccatactggagagaagccttataaATGTAAGATATGTGGTAAGGCATTTCTTTGTTCCTCTTTCCtgcaaagacataaaagaactcaTACGGGAGAAAAACCCTATAAATGTAAGCAGTGTGCTAAGCCCTTTAGGCGTCTCAATAATCTTCAAGTGCATGAAAGaactcatactggagagaaaccctatgaatgtaaacaatgtggtaaagctctGAGAAGCCACAGTTCCCTTCAAAGGCATAAAATAGTCCATGCTGGgaagaaaccctatgaatgtaagcaGTGTGGTAAGTCCTTCATTTATCCCTATTTACTCCAAACCCACGAAAGAtcccatactggagagaagccttacaaatGTAGCATGTGCAGTAAAGCCTTTCGTTGTTCCTCTTTCCTGCAAAGACATGAAAGAACTCACACTGGGGGAAAACCCTACGAGTGTAAGCTGTGTGGTAAGGCTTTCAAAGGGCATAGTTCCCTTCGATTGCATGCAAGGTCTCACAGCGGGGAGAAACCATATAAATGTAATGCGTGTAGTAAAGCCTTCCTGTGCCCCTCTTTTCTCCGAAGACATGAAAGAACTCACACTAGGGAAAAGCCCTATGAGTGCAAAAAGTGCAACAAAACCTTCCGAGGTCAGAGTTCTCTTCGGTTACATGAACGATCCCATACcggagagaaaccctataaatGTCAGATCTGTAGTAAAGCCTTTCTGTGTACTTCTTTCCTCCAAAGACATGAAAGGATTCACTGTGAAGAAAAACCCAATGGGTGTAAACAGTCTGCTAAAATCTTTAAGGACAGAAGTTCCTTTCAAAGATACAAAGTTTCTCACGCTGGGGaaaagccttatgaatgtaaacAGTGTGGTAAGTCCTTCATTTACCCATGTTTACTTCAAGTTCATGTCAGAACCCACACTGGGGAGAAACCCTATGAGTGCAAACAGTGTGACAAGGCTTTCAGAAGTCTCAGTTACCTTCGTATACATGAAGGAAGTCACACGGAAGAAAAGCCCTATGAGTGTAAAGAGTGTGGTAAAAGCCTCAGTTGCTCTAGCGCCCTGCAGTTACATAAACGGACACACACGGGAGAGAAGCCCTATGCGTGTCagcagtgtgggaaagccttcagggGATTCAGTTATCTTCGAGTCCACGAAAGGACTCACACTGAAGACAGACCCTATGAGTGCAAGCAGTGTGGGAAAATTCTCAGTTGCTCCAGCTCCCTTCAGCTGCATGAAAGAACccacactggggagaagccctATGCGTGTCAGCAGTGCGGGAAAGCCTTCAGAGGTCTCAGCCGTCTCCGAGTCCACGAAATAATTCATACCGGAGAAAAACCCCACGAATGTAAACTCTGCGGTAAAGCTTTCAGGTATCATAGTTTACTTCGAGTCCATGAAAGGACCCACACTGGTGAAAAGCCGTATGCTTGTAAACAATGCAGTAAAGCCTTCAAAAGCCTCAGTAACCTTCGGATACATGAAAAAACTCACAGTGGATTCTATGAGTGCAAACAGTGTGGCAAGACCCTCAGTTCTTCCAACTCCCTCCAAGTACACGAAAGGGTCCACAGTGGAGAAAAATCTCACGAATGCAAACAGTGCGGAAAAACCTTCCGCCGGCTCAGTAATCTCCAGGTACATGAAAAAACCCATGCTGAAGGGAAGCCCTTCGAGTGTAAGCAATGTGGTAAGACCTTCCTTTATCAATATTTACTTGAAAAGCATGAGAAGTCTCACACTGCAGAAAAGCCCTATAAATGTGTGATCTGCAGTAAAGCCTTTAtttgtccctccttccttcaACGACATGAAAGGATCCACAGTGCGGTAAGACCCTACGAATGTGTGCAGTGTGGCAAAGCGTTTAAAGGCCTCAGTTCCCTTCAGTTACACGAAAGAGCCCATGCTAGAGAGAAGCGTTATGACTGTACGCAGTGTGGTAAAACCTTCAGATGTCACAGTCTTCTCCAGGCGCATGAAAGAACCCATACTGGGGAAAAACCCTATGAATGTGCGAAGTGTGGCAAAACCTTCAAAAGTGCGGGTTACCTTCGGATACATGAAAAAACTCACAGTGGCTTCTATGAGTGCAAACAGTGTGGCAAGATTCTCAGTTGTTCAAGTTCTCTTCAGTTACATGAAAGAACCCATACTGGAGAAAAGCCCTACGGATGTAAGCAATGTGGTAAGGCCTTCAGAAGTCAGAGTTCCCTCAGAAGACATGAAAGGATTCAcgctggagagaaaccctatgaatgtaaacagTGTGGTAAGTCCTTCATTTATCCATGCTACCTTCAGATGCACGAGAGatctcacactggagagaaactctataaatgtaatatatgtaGTAAAACCTTTCTTTATCCCTGTTTCCTTCAAATGCACGAAAGGACTCATACTGGCgaaaaaccttataaatgtaagcAGTGTGATAAAGCCTTCCGGAGTCACAGTTCCCTTCAAATGCATGAAAAAAcgcatacaggagaaaaaccctatgaatgtaagcaGTGTGGTAAAGTTTTGATAAGTCATAGTTCTCTTCAGAGGCATAAAATAGCGCATGCTGGGGGGAAACGTTATGAATGTAAACAATGTAATAAGTCCTTCACTTACCCATATTTACTTCAAATTCATGAAAGatctcacactggagagaaaccctacgaGTGCAAAGACTGTAGTAAAGCCTTTACGTGTTACCGTTCCCTTCAGAGACATGGAAAAACTCACACCTGA
- the LOC117723200 gene encoding uncharacterized protein LOC117723200 isoform X3, with protein MDSVTFEDVTVNFTQEEWTLLDPSQKNLYINVMLETCSNLASVGIKSEYQTIEDRYKQPGKNISGTRNGGKHFDRTQCVKAFRCHSSLQRHERICPGEKPYECKQCGKSFVYPYLLKMHERYHTGEKPYKCKICGKAFLCSSFLQRHKRTHTGEKPYKCKQCAKPFRRLNNLQVHERTHTGEKPYECKQCGKALRSHSSLQRHKIVHAGKKPYECKQCGKSFIYPYLLQTHERSHTGEKPYKCSMCSKAFRCSSFLQRHERTHTGGKPYECKLCGKAFKGHSSLRLHARSHSGEKPYKCNACSKAFLCPSFLRRHERTHTREKPYECKKCNKTFRGQSSLRLHERSHTGEKPYKCQICSKAFLCTSFLQRHERIHCEEKPNGCKQSAKIFKDRSSFQRYKVSHAGEKPYECKQCGKSFIYPCLLQVHVRTHTGEKPYECKQCDKAFRSLSYLRIHEGSHTEEKPYECKECGKSLSCSSALQLHKRTHTGEKPYACQQCGKAFRGFSYLRVHERTHTEDRPYECKQCGKILSCSSSLQLHERTHTGEKPYACQQCGKAFRGLSRLRVHEIIHTGEKPHECKLCGKAFRYHSLLRVHERTHTGEKPYACKQCSKAFKSLSNLRIHEKTHSGFYECKQCGKTLSSSNSLQVHERVHSGEKSHECKQCGKTFRRLSNLQVHEKTHAEGKPFECKQCGKTFLYQYLLEKHEKSHTAEKPYKCVICSKAFICPSFLQRHERIHSAVRPYECVQCGKAFKGLSSLQLHERAHAREKRYDCTQCGKTFRCHSLLQAHERTHTGEKPYECAKCGKTFKSAGYLRIHEKTHSGFYECKQCGKILSCSSSLQLHERTHTGEKPYGCKQCGKAFRSQSSLRRHERIHAGEKPYECKQCGKSFIYPCYLQMHERSHTGEKLYKCNICSKTFLYPCFLQMHERTHTGEKPYKCKQCDKAFRSHSSLQMHEKTHTGEKPYECKQCGKVLISHSSLQRHKIAHAGGKRYECKQCNKSFTYPYLLQIHERSHTGEKPYECKDCSKAFTCYRSLQRHGKTHT; from the exons GACTCAGTGACCTTTGAGGATGTGACTGTGAACTTCACCCAGGAAGAGTGGACCTTACTGGATCCTTCTCAGAAGAACCTATACATTAATGTGATGCTGGAAACCTGCAGCAACCTTGCTTCTGTGG GAATCAAATCAGAATACCAGACCATTGAAGACCGGTATAAACAGCCTGGGAAAAATATAAG TGGAACTCGTAATGGAGGAAAGCATTTTGACCGTACACAGTGTGTTAAAGCTTTCAGATGTCACAGTTCCCTTCAAAGGCATGAAAGAATTTGTCCTGGGgaaaaaccatatgaatgtaaacAGTGTGGTAAGTCATTTGTTTATCCCTATTTACTTAAAATGCATGAAAGGtaccatactggagagaagccttataaATGTAAGATATGTGGTAAGGCATTTCTTTGTTCCTCTTTCCtgcaaagacataaaagaactcaTACGGGAGAAAAACCCTATAAATGTAAGCAGTGTGCTAAGCCCTTTAGGCGTCTCAATAATCTTCAAGTGCATGAAAGaactcatactggagagaaaccctatgaatgtaaacaatgtggtaaagctctGAGAAGCCACAGTTCCCTTCAAAGGCATAAAATAGTCCATGCTGGgaagaaaccctatgaatgtaagcaGTGTGGTAAGTCCTTCATTTATCCCTATTTACTCCAAACCCACGAAAGAtcccatactggagagaagccttacaaatGTAGCATGTGCAGTAAAGCCTTTCGTTGTTCCTCTTTCCTGCAAAGACATGAAAGAACTCACACTGGGGGAAAACCCTACGAGTGTAAGCTGTGTGGTAAGGCTTTCAAAGGGCATAGTTCCCTTCGATTGCATGCAAGGTCTCACAGCGGGGAGAAACCATATAAATGTAATGCGTGTAGTAAAGCCTTCCTGTGCCCCTCTTTTCTCCGAAGACATGAAAGAACTCACACTAGGGAAAAGCCCTATGAGTGCAAAAAGTGCAACAAAACCTTCCGAGGTCAGAGTTCTCTTCGGTTACATGAACGATCCCATACcggagagaaaccctataaatGTCAGATCTGTAGTAAAGCCTTTCTGTGTACTTCTTTCCTCCAAAGACATGAAAGGATTCACTGTGAAGAAAAACCCAATGGGTGTAAACAGTCTGCTAAAATCTTTAAGGACAGAAGTTCCTTTCAAAGATACAAAGTTTCTCACGCTGGGGaaaagccttatgaatgtaaacAGTGTGGTAAGTCCTTCATTTACCCATGTTTACTTCAAGTTCATGTCAGAACCCACACTGGGGAGAAACCCTATGAGTGCAAACAGTGTGACAAGGCTTTCAGAAGTCTCAGTTACCTTCGTATACATGAAGGAAGTCACACGGAAGAAAAGCCCTATGAGTGTAAAGAGTGTGGTAAAAGCCTCAGTTGCTCTAGCGCCCTGCAGTTACATAAACGGACACACACGGGAGAGAAGCCCTATGCGTGTCagcagtgtgggaaagccttcagggGATTCAGTTATCTTCGAGTCCACGAAAGGACTCACACTGAAGACAGACCCTATGAGTGCAAGCAGTGTGGGAAAATTCTCAGTTGCTCCAGCTCCCTTCAGCTGCATGAAAGAACccacactggggagaagccctATGCGTGTCAGCAGTGCGGGAAAGCCTTCAGAGGTCTCAGCCGTCTCCGAGTCCACGAAATAATTCATACCGGAGAAAAACCCCACGAATGTAAACTCTGCGGTAAAGCTTTCAGGTATCATAGTTTACTTCGAGTCCATGAAAGGACCCACACTGGTGAAAAGCCGTATGCTTGTAAACAATGCAGTAAAGCCTTCAAAAGCCTCAGTAACCTTCGGATACATGAAAAAACTCACAGTGGATTCTATGAGTGCAAACAGTGTGGCAAGACCCTCAGTTCTTCCAACTCCCTCCAAGTACACGAAAGGGTCCACAGTGGAGAAAAATCTCACGAATGCAAACAGTGCGGAAAAACCTTCCGCCGGCTCAGTAATCTCCAGGTACATGAAAAAACCCATGCTGAAGGGAAGCCCTTCGAGTGTAAGCAATGTGGTAAGACCTTCCTTTATCAATATTTACTTGAAAAGCATGAGAAGTCTCACACTGCAGAAAAGCCCTATAAATGTGTGATCTGCAGTAAAGCCTTTAtttgtccctccttccttcaACGACATGAAAGGATCCACAGTGCGGTAAGACCCTACGAATGTGTGCAGTGTGGCAAAGCGTTTAAAGGCCTCAGTTCCCTTCAGTTACACGAAAGAGCCCATGCTAGAGAGAAGCGTTATGACTGTACGCAGTGTGGTAAAACCTTCAGATGTCACAGTCTTCTCCAGGCGCATGAAAGAACCCATACTGGGGAAAAACCCTATGAATGTGCGAAGTGTGGCAAAACCTTCAAAAGTGCGGGTTACCTTCGGATACATGAAAAAACTCACAGTGGCTTCTATGAGTGCAAACAGTGTGGCAAGATTCTCAGTTGTTCAAGTTCTCTTCAGTTACATGAAAGAACCCATACTGGAGAAAAGCCCTACGGATGTAAGCAATGTGGTAAGGCCTTCAGAAGTCAGAGTTCCCTCAGAAGACATGAAAGGATTCAcgctggagagaaaccctatgaatgtaaacagTGTGGTAAGTCCTTCATTTATCCATGCTACCTTCAGATGCACGAGAGatctcacactggagagaaactctataaatgtaatatatgtaGTAAAACCTTTCTTTATCCCTGTTTCCTTCAAATGCACGAAAGGACTCATACTGGCgaaaaaccttataaatgtaagcAGTGTGATAAAGCCTTCCGGAGTCACAGTTCCCTTCAAATGCATGAAAAAAcgcatacaggagaaaaaccctatgaatgtaagcaGTGTGGTAAAGTTTTGATAAGTCATAGTTCTCTTCAGAGGCATAAAATAGCGCATGCTGGGGGGAAACGTTATGAATGTAAACAATGTAATAAGTCCTTCACTTACCCATATTTACTTCAAATTCATGAAAGatctcacactggagagaaaccctacgaGTGCAAAGACTGTAGTAAAGCCTTTACGTGTTACCGTTCCCTTCAGAGACATGGAAAAACTCACACCTGA
- the LOC117723200 gene encoding uncharacterized protein LOC117723200 isoform X2 — protein MGTHTGSRTYGYNVYSKPFGVPSSCGTRKQIQSGEQPHEYSINETAFICPNSFCIHGAAHSQEHPSECNPCGATLSSSNYLPFFSGTRNGGKHFDRTQCVKAFRCHSSLQRHERICPGEKPYECKQCGKSFVYPYLLKMHERYHTGEKPYKCKICGKAFLCSSFLQRHKRTHTGEKPYKCKQCAKPFRRLNNLQVHERTHTGEKPYECKQCGKALRSHSSLQRHKIVHAGKKPYECKQCGKSFIYPYLLQTHERSHTGEKPYKCSMCSKAFRCSSFLQRHERTHTGGKPYECKLCGKAFKGHSSLRLHARSHSGEKPYKCNACSKAFLCPSFLRRHERTHTREKPYECKKCNKTFRGQSSLRLHERSHTGEKPYKCQICSKAFLCTSFLQRHERIHCEEKPNGCKQSAKIFKDRSSFQRYKVSHAGEKPYECKQCGKSFIYPCLLQVHVRTHTGEKPYECKQCDKAFRSLSYLRIHEGSHTEEKPYECKECGKSLSCSSALQLHKRTHTGEKPYACQQCGKAFRGFSYLRVHERTHTEDRPYECKQCGKILSCSSSLQLHERTHTGEKPYACQQCGKAFRGLSRLRVHEIIHTGEKPHECKLCGKAFRYHSLLRVHERTHTGEKPYACKQCSKAFKSLSNLRIHEKTHSGFYECKQCGKTLSSSNSLQVHERVHSGEKSHECKQCGKTFRRLSNLQVHEKTHAEGKPFECKQCGKTFLYQYLLEKHEKSHTAEKPYKCVICSKAFICPSFLQRHERIHSAVRPYECVQCGKAFKGLSSLQLHERAHAREKRYDCTQCGKTFRCHSLLQAHERTHTGEKPYECAKCGKTFKSAGYLRIHEKTHSGFYECKQCGKILSCSSSLQLHERTHTGEKPYGCKQCGKAFRSQSSLRRHERIHAGEKPYECKQCGKSFIYPCYLQMHERSHTGEKLYKCNICSKTFLYPCFLQMHERTHTGEKPYKCKQCDKAFRSHSSLQMHEKTHTGEKPYECKQCGKVLISHSSLQRHKIAHAGGKRYECKQCNKSFTYPYLLQIHERSHTGEKPYECKDCSKAFTCYRSLQRHGKTHT, from the coding sequence ATGGGAACCCACACTGGGAGCAGAACTTATGGATACAATGTGTATTCAAAACCCTTTGGTGTTCCAAGCTCATGTGGCACTCGTAAGCAAATTCAGAGTGGAGAGCAGCCCCATGAATACAGTATAAATGAAACAGCCTTTATTTGTCCCAACTCATTTTGTATACATGGAGCAGCTCACAGCCAAGAGCACCCTTCTGAATGTAATCCATGTGGCGCAACTCTGAGTTCTTCCAATTACCTGCCGTTTTTCAGTGGAACTCGTAATGGAGGAAAGCATTTTGACCGTACACAGTGTGTTAAAGCTTTCAGATGTCACAGTTCCCTTCAAAGGCATGAAAGAATTTGTCCTGGGgaaaaaccatatgaatgtaaacAGTGTGGTAAGTCATTTGTTTATCCCTATTTACTTAAAATGCATGAAAGGtaccatactggagagaagccttataaATGTAAGATATGTGGTAAGGCATTTCTTTGTTCCTCTTTCCtgcaaagacataaaagaactcaTACGGGAGAAAAACCCTATAAATGTAAGCAGTGTGCTAAGCCCTTTAGGCGTCTCAATAATCTTCAAGTGCATGAAAGaactcatactggagagaaaccctatgaatgtaaacaatgtggtaaagctctGAGAAGCCACAGTTCCCTTCAAAGGCATAAAATAGTCCATGCTGGgaagaaaccctatgaatgtaagcaGTGTGGTAAGTCCTTCATTTATCCCTATTTACTCCAAACCCACGAAAGAtcccatactggagagaagccttacaaatGTAGCATGTGCAGTAAAGCCTTTCGTTGTTCCTCTTTCCTGCAAAGACATGAAAGAACTCACACTGGGGGAAAACCCTACGAGTGTAAGCTGTGTGGTAAGGCTTTCAAAGGGCATAGTTCCCTTCGATTGCATGCAAGGTCTCACAGCGGGGAGAAACCATATAAATGTAATGCGTGTAGTAAAGCCTTCCTGTGCCCCTCTTTTCTCCGAAGACATGAAAGAACTCACACTAGGGAAAAGCCCTATGAGTGCAAAAAGTGCAACAAAACCTTCCGAGGTCAGAGTTCTCTTCGGTTACATGAACGATCCCATACcggagagaaaccctataaatGTCAGATCTGTAGTAAAGCCTTTCTGTGTACTTCTTTCCTCCAAAGACATGAAAGGATTCACTGTGAAGAAAAACCCAATGGGTGTAAACAGTCTGCTAAAATCTTTAAGGACAGAAGTTCCTTTCAAAGATACAAAGTTTCTCACGCTGGGGaaaagccttatgaatgtaaacAGTGTGGTAAGTCCTTCATTTACCCATGTTTACTTCAAGTTCATGTCAGAACCCACACTGGGGAGAAACCCTATGAGTGCAAACAGTGTGACAAGGCTTTCAGAAGTCTCAGTTACCTTCGTATACATGAAGGAAGTCACACGGAAGAAAAGCCCTATGAGTGTAAAGAGTGTGGTAAAAGCCTCAGTTGCTCTAGCGCCCTGCAGTTACATAAACGGACACACACGGGAGAGAAGCCCTATGCGTGTCagcagtgtgggaaagccttcagggGATTCAGTTATCTTCGAGTCCACGAAAGGACTCACACTGAAGACAGACCCTATGAGTGCAAGCAGTGTGGGAAAATTCTCAGTTGCTCCAGCTCCCTTCAGCTGCATGAAAGAACccacactggggagaagccctATGCGTGTCAGCAGTGCGGGAAAGCCTTCAGAGGTCTCAGCCGTCTCCGAGTCCACGAAATAATTCATACCGGAGAAAAACCCCACGAATGTAAACTCTGCGGTAAAGCTTTCAGGTATCATAGTTTACTTCGAGTCCATGAAAGGACCCACACTGGTGAAAAGCCGTATGCTTGTAAACAATGCAGTAAAGCCTTCAAAAGCCTCAGTAACCTTCGGATACATGAAAAAACTCACAGTGGATTCTATGAGTGCAAACAGTGTGGCAAGACCCTCAGTTCTTCCAACTCCCTCCAAGTACACGAAAGGGTCCACAGTGGAGAAAAATCTCACGAATGCAAACAGTGCGGAAAAACCTTCCGCCGGCTCAGTAATCTCCAGGTACATGAAAAAACCCATGCTGAAGGGAAGCCCTTCGAGTGTAAGCAATGTGGTAAGACCTTCCTTTATCAATATTTACTTGAAAAGCATGAGAAGTCTCACACTGCAGAAAAGCCCTATAAATGTGTGATCTGCAGTAAAGCCTTTAtttgtccctccttccttcaACGACATGAAAGGATCCACAGTGCGGTAAGACCCTACGAATGTGTGCAGTGTGGCAAAGCGTTTAAAGGCCTCAGTTCCCTTCAGTTACACGAAAGAGCCCATGCTAGAGAGAAGCGTTATGACTGTACGCAGTGTGGTAAAACCTTCAGATGTCACAGTCTTCTCCAGGCGCATGAAAGAACCCATACTGGGGAAAAACCCTATGAATGTGCGAAGTGTGGCAAAACCTTCAAAAGTGCGGGTTACCTTCGGATACATGAAAAAACTCACAGTGGCTTCTATGAGTGCAAACAGTGTGGCAAGATTCTCAGTTGTTCAAGTTCTCTTCAGTTACATGAAAGAACCCATACTGGAGAAAAGCCCTACGGATGTAAGCAATGTGGTAAGGCCTTCAGAAGTCAGAGTTCCCTCAGAAGACATGAAAGGATTCAcgctggagagaaaccctatgaatgtaaacagTGTGGTAAGTCCTTCATTTATCCATGCTACCTTCAGATGCACGAGAGatctcacactggagagaaactctataaatgtaatatatgtaGTAAAACCTTTCTTTATCCCTGTTTCCTTCAAATGCACGAAAGGACTCATACTGGCgaaaaaccttataaatgtaagcAGTGTGATAAAGCCTTCCGGAGTCACAGTTCCCTTCAAATGCATGAAAAAAcgcatacaggagaaaaaccctatgaatgtaagcaGTGTGGTAAAGTTTTGATAAGTCATAGTTCTCTTCAGAGGCATAAAATAGCGCATGCTGGGGGGAAACGTTATGAATGTAAACAATGTAATAAGTCCTTCACTTACCCATATTTACTTCAAATTCATGAAAGatctcacactggagagaaaccctacgaGTGCAAAGACTGTAGTAAAGCCTTTACGTGTTACCGTTCCCTTCAGAGACATGGAAAAACTCACACCTGA